In Ktedonobacteraceae bacterium, one DNA window encodes the following:
- a CDS encoding PIG-L family deacetylase translates to MAVLAHPDDESLGNGGALAKYAAEGIEVTLIVATRGERGWPGAESEYPGVEALGKIREAEVRAAANTLGVSSVHFLDYLDGELDTVPPAGAIAKIVEHVRRVHPDVVITFGPYGGYGHPDHIAICQFTTAALIEAADPRSHYHAELAPYSVSKLYYMAETEDVFAVYQSVFGDLVMYIDGVKRGMITWPDWSVTTRIDTWDYWRTVARAISCHQTQVPAYHVLENLSQEQREKLWGTQCYYRVFSRVNGGRQVENDLFAGLR, encoded by the coding sequence ATGGCAGTTCTGGCCCATCCAGATGATGAATCACTTGGTAATGGCGGCGCTCTGGCAAAATATGCCGCAGAGGGCATCGAGGTTACGCTCATAGTCGCGACACGCGGGGAGCGTGGCTGGCCGGGTGCCGAAAGCGAATATCCAGGGGTAGAGGCGCTGGGAAAGATACGTGAAGCTGAAGTACGAGCAGCCGCGAATACGCTTGGTGTTTCCAGCGTTCATTTTCTGGATTACCTGGATGGAGAGCTTGATACCGTTCCGCCAGCCGGGGCAATTGCTAAAATCGTTGAACATGTGCGTCGCGTACATCCCGATGTAGTCATCACTTTCGGACCATATGGAGGATATGGACACCCGGATCATATCGCCATTTGCCAATTCACCACGGCAGCTCTCATCGAGGCCGCTGACCCGCGCTCCCATTACCATGCGGAACTCGCCCCGTATAGCGTGTCGAAGCTCTATTACATGGCCGAGACTGAAGATGTGTTTGCCGTGTATCAATCGGTCTTTGGCGACCTGGTGATGTATATCGATGGCGTAAAGCGCGGCATGATCACCTGGCCGGACTGGTCGGTAACGACACGCATTGATACCTGGGATTACTGGAGGACCGTCGCGCGCGCAATCTCCTGCCACCAGACGCAAGTACCTGCCTACCATGTGCTTGAAAATCTCTCGCAGGAGCAGCGCGAAAAGTTATGGGGAACACAGTGCTATTACCGTGTCTTCAGTCGCGTCAACGGTGGCAGGCAGGTGGAAAACGACTTATTCGCGGGCTTGAGATAA
- a CDS encoding EamA family transporter: MRFREYLVLFVLAALWGSSFLFIRVAVTELSPLSLVGARFVIATIGLLLVVPFQAQVLRGWHTHLGSFAVVAIFNAIIPYLAISWGEQYVPSGLAAILTSTLPLATVIISHWWPGGERITWQRFAGVAIGIVGVAIVIGPTALNTGVSTFYILGVCSILLGAISYAIGGLLAHQLLAGLPSILPALGQTAMGACILGPIAAIAFAVHPPTLPLSGAVIASVLGLALAGTTLAYICFYWLIDHVGPTRTVIVTYLLPCMALVYGALLLRETVGINALAGLAIVLLGIFLVGRKTAGQSLDEHKIQAAHPQVKTEERINS; this comes from the coding sequence ATGCGATTCCGTGAATATCTCGTCCTTTTTGTCCTGGCGGCGCTTTGGGGGTCATCATTCCTCTTCATTCGCGTCGCCGTCACCGAACTATCACCACTGAGCCTGGTTGGCGCGCGTTTTGTGATCGCAACGATTGGCCTGCTGCTGGTGGTACCATTTCAAGCGCAGGTGCTGAGAGGATGGCATACACACCTGGGAAGCTTTGCGGTAGTAGCCATCTTCAATGCTATCATCCCATACCTTGCGATTAGCTGGGGAGAACAGTATGTGCCATCGGGCCTGGCGGCTATCCTGACCTCGACGCTCCCATTAGCAACGGTGATCATCTCGCACTGGTGGCCGGGAGGCGAACGTATCACCTGGCAGCGTTTTGCCGGTGTCGCTATTGGCATTGTGGGCGTCGCGATCGTCATTGGTCCGACGGCACTAAACACCGGCGTCTCGACATTCTACATCCTGGGCGTTTGCTCTATTCTGCTCGGAGCAATCAGTTATGCTATTGGGGGCCTTCTTGCTCACCAATTGCTGGCGGGCCTTCCGTCGATACTGCCCGCTCTTGGTCAGACAGCCATGGGAGCTTGTATACTAGGTCCCATCGCCGCTATTGCATTCGCCGTTCATCCTCCCACGCTGCCACTATCAGGCGCGGTGATCGCATCCGTGTTAGGGCTGGCGTTGGCCGGCACAACCCTTGCCTACATCTGCTTCTACTGGCTGATTGACCATGTGGGGCCAACACGTACCGTCATCGTTACTTATCTCCTTCCATGCATGGCCCTGGTTTATGGCGCGCTGCTGTTGCGTGAAACTGTGGGGATCAACGCATTGGCAGGACTGGCCATCGTCTTACTCGGCATCTTTCTCGTTGGCAGAAAAACCGCCGGGCAATCTTTGGATGAGCACAAAATTCAAGCTGCACATCCGCAAGTCAAAACAGAAGAAAGGATCAACTCATGA
- a CDS encoding AAA family ATPase: MQASATPSVIAPILVGRAGQLETLRGLVDLAKRGEGHVTTISGEAGVGKSRLVAEAKGYAAKQGFLVLQGNCFPADSNYPYAPLLDLLRSLFASHPTDIPAAELNSLVRKIYPLLPEFVSDQTIPLSQLEPEQEKRRLFAVLANFFLRLSTRSPVLLIIEDVHWSDDTSLDFLHSLARHALSQSILLVATYRHDEIPPSLSNWLAQMNRSRLTQEIRLLPLTRVEVDTMLAVIFDTKHTSLDMRRFLHGELLDTLFTLTEGNPFFVEETLTTLIAAGDIFYAAGFWNRSASREISVPQSIQDGVQRRTEYLGESARHVLTLAAVAGRHFDFALLQQLTSYDEQQLLRIMKELVVAQLVVEESGERFAFRHALTRRAIYTQLLKRERRMLHEAIAETLEKLISATAHDHTQDASNLVPTPHLSFDAYLEDLAYHFYLAGAWEKTLDYAYRAGEKALRLYSHRAAVDYFTWALEAIDHLPSTPASPVLYRALGQAHETLGEFEQAEQNYTRALETARLLQNRQAEWQSLIDLGFLWAERDYIKTETWFRQALALAQSLADPMLYARSLNRVGNWYLNVEQPDEALRYHQEALSIFEQLNDPHGIAETLDLLGMASYLGGDLIKGTAYYTQAIKLFRETGNRQGLTSSLATLAMRGPTFHTDMMVAAGSLAEAQHDAQNAFKIAREIGQRSAEAYALFQLGLCLGSQGEYTRALAAAQTSLDIAEEIEHHQWQAAAHAMLGGIYRGLLALPQARQHFEQALLLAQEVGSLFWTRMSTGYLASTAIQMKDLSYAEKVLQAGSSPGDQARTMAQRLLWCATSELELARGNPARALEILDELDAFDPNVGEGQGSLLILKLRGEALAALQQPIEAEAAFARAREIAREYGARPVLWHIYLASGNLYLARGRNVEAEQEFAAARTLIEELATNIDNEPLRNNFLDQATALLPQQHPQLPKQAPGGLTAREREVALLIAQGKSNAEIAESLVVSKRTIETHIGNIMYKLGCTSRTQIAVWAVETGLAER, encoded by the coding sequence ATGCAGGCATCAGCCACTCCGTCCGTCATCGCGCCAATCCTGGTTGGGCGAGCGGGACAACTTGAAACATTACGCGGGCTTGTCGATCTGGCAAAACGTGGAGAGGGTCATGTCACCACTATCAGCGGTGAGGCTGGAGTTGGGAAATCGCGCCTGGTCGCCGAGGCTAAAGGCTATGCCGCAAAGCAGGGATTTCTCGTGCTGCAAGGGAATTGCTTCCCTGCTGATAGTAATTATCCCTATGCTCCTCTACTCGATTTGCTACGTTCCCTCTTTGCTTCTCATCCAACAGATATACCTGCTGCTGAACTGAACAGCCTGGTGCGGAAAATCTATCCTTTACTACCCGAATTTGTTTCCGATCAAACTATTCCTCTTTCACAACTTGAGCCTGAACAGGAGAAACGGCGGCTTTTCGCGGTTCTGGCAAATTTTTTTCTCCGTCTCTCAACGCGGTCTCCAGTACTCCTTATTATAGAAGATGTGCATTGGAGCGATGATACCAGCCTGGATTTTCTGCATTCGCTCGCAAGGCATGCTCTGTCCCAATCGATCCTGCTTGTTGCTACCTATCGTCATGACGAAATACCTCCATCCTTGAGCAACTGGCTTGCCCAGATGAATAGGTCGCGGCTCACGCAGGAAATTCGACTCCTGCCTCTTACACGCGTCGAAGTCGATACGATGCTGGCAGTTATTTTCGATACGAAACATACGTCCCTTGATATGCGTCGTTTCTTGCACGGGGAGCTCCTGGATACCCTCTTCACACTGACCGAGGGCAATCCCTTTTTCGTTGAAGAGACGCTGACTACTCTGATCGCGGCGGGCGATATTTTCTACGCGGCAGGTTTCTGGAATCGAAGTGCTTCTCGCGAGATTTCTGTTCCGCAGAGCATTCAGGATGGCGTGCAACGGCGGACAGAATACCTGGGAGAATCTGCCAGGCATGTGCTGACGCTGGCAGCAGTCGCGGGGCGGCATTTCGATTTTGCCCTCTTACAGCAGCTTACCTCATATGACGAGCAGCAACTCCTGCGCATTATGAAAGAGTTGGTTGTCGCTCAACTGGTCGTTGAAGAATCTGGCGAGCGGTTTGCCTTTCGCCACGCGCTGACGCGGCGAGCTATTTATACCCAGTTGCTCAAACGCGAACGCAGGATGCTTCATGAGGCTATTGCCGAAACCCTTGAGAAGCTTATTTCGGCTACAGCTCACGATCACACCCAGGATGCGAGCAATCTGGTCCCCACACCTCATCTTTCGTTCGATGCCTACCTTGAAGACCTGGCTTATCATTTTTACTTAGCAGGAGCATGGGAGAAGACGCTGGATTACGCCTACCGCGCCGGAGAAAAGGCGCTCCGGTTATACTCACACCGTGCTGCCGTCGACTATTTCACCTGGGCTCTGGAAGCTATCGATCACCTGCCGTCAACTCCAGCTTCACCGGTATTATATCGTGCTCTCGGGCAGGCACATGAAACACTTGGTGAATTTGAGCAAGCAGAGCAGAATTACACGAGAGCTTTGGAAACTGCCCGCCTGCTGCAAAATCGGCAGGCGGAATGGCAAAGTCTGATCGACCTGGGGTTTTTATGGGCAGAACGCGATTATATCAAGACAGAAACCTGGTTCCGGCAGGCGCTGGCCCTGGCACAATCGCTTGCTGACCCCATGCTCTATGCACGAAGTCTTAATCGTGTCGGCAACTGGTATCTGAATGTAGAGCAACCAGATGAGGCATTGCGCTATCATCAGGAGGCTTTGAGCATTTTTGAGCAGCTCAACGACCCGCATGGAATCGCAGAAACTCTGGATTTATTAGGAATGGCGAGCTACCTTGGTGGAGACCTGATTAAGGGTACGGCTTACTATACGCAGGCGATAAAACTCTTTCGAGAAACCGGTAACCGGCAGGGTTTGACATCGAGCCTGGCCACCTTAGCAATGCGTGGCCCGACATTTCATACAGATATGATGGTCGCGGCAGGCAGTTTAGCCGAGGCGCAACATGATGCTCAGAACGCTTTCAAAATTGCGCGTGAGATCGGTCAACGTTCAGCGGAGGCATATGCCCTCTTCCAGTTGGGATTGTGTCTGGGTTCCCAGGGTGAGTATACGCGCGCATTGGCGGCGGCTCAGACAAGTCTAGATATCGCGGAAGAGATTGAACATCACCAGTGGCAGGCGGCCGCGCATGCCATGCTTGGGGGCATCTATAGAGGTCTACTGGCGCTTCCACAGGCGCGGCAACACTTTGAGCAGGCGCTGCTATTGGCGCAAGAGGTCGGTTCGTTGTTCTGGACGCGTATGTCCACGGGCTACCTGGCCTCAACCGCTATTCAAATGAAAGACCTTTCCTACGCGGAAAAGGTACTTCAGGCCGGTTCGAGTCCAGGTGACCAGGCGCGAACGATGGCTCAACGGTTGCTCTGGTGCGCGACAAGCGAGCTGGAACTGGCGCGGGGTAATCCTGCCCGTGCCTTAGAAATCCTCGATGAGCTTGACGCTTTTGACCCGAACGTTGGAGAAGGACAGGGAAGCCTGCTCATCCTGAAATTACGCGGTGAAGCGCTGGCAGCTTTACAGCAACCCATAGAGGCCGAAGCAGCTTTTGCCAGGGCGCGTGAGATTGCCAGGGAGTATGGAGCTCGACCGGTACTGTGGCACATTTATCTCGCTAGCGGCAATCTCTATCTGGCTCGGGGAAGAAATGTAGAGGCTGAACAAGAGTTTGCCGCGGCCCGAACACTGATTGAAGAACTCGCGACTAACATCGATAATGAACCTCTACGGAATAATTTCCTGGATCAAGCAACAGCTTTATTGCCTCAACAGCATCCCCAATTACCTAAACAGGCGCCCGGCGGTCTGACGGCGCGCGAACGCGAGGTTGCTCTACTGATTGCCCAGGGCAAATCCAACGCCGAAATCGCGGAGAGCCTGGTCGTCTCCAAACGCACCATCGAAACGCATATTGGGAACATCATGTACAAATTGGGCTGCACCTCGCGCACGCAAATCGCCGTCTGGGCAGTTGAAACAGGCCTGGCGGAAAGATAA